The following coding sequences lie in one Spinacia oleracea cultivar Varoflay chromosome 1, BTI_SOV_V1, whole genome shotgun sequence genomic window:
- the LOC110798931 gene encoding uncharacterized protein isoform X4, giving the protein MQQVFKLCRQSSIPSPPFSQPAKLAFTIFHAAKALAVATSEAANNGDSTSSSANDAVSWISLDVSKKHSRSLSNVGFSKPSLTQAAYVPLILSENDAVVAAETGSGKPHHARINSGFGAHVHLSQKWSINQLVVKSISLSSSTSVFLCLGVVQWYSSKSNSSGKQKLKPKAVMEEEKGAYFVVRKGDIVGVYKSLSECQAQVGSSVSDLSATVYKGNSLPKDAEEYLASRGLHNALYTIKASDLKDCPFGKIVPCPFEKTCILHFDGSSKGNPIRAGAGAVLRTLNGNLICRIRQGLGNATSSVAEYRAFILGLKKALEMGCTRIQAQGDNKIVCMQGSYVLLNPSYGNDRLSNIYPI; this is encoded by the exons atgCAACAAGTTTTCAAATTATGCAGACAATCTTCAATTCCATCTCCTCCATTTTCTCAACCCGCTAAACTTGCCTTCACCATTTTCCATGCTGCTAAAGCTCTCGCAGTTGCAACTTCTGAAGCTGCTAACAATGGCGACAGCACTAGTAGTAGTGCTAACGACGCCGTTTCATGGATTTCTCTTGATGTATCTAAGAAACACTCTCGGTCTCTCTCCAATGTTGGTTTTTCTAAACCCTCTTTAACTCAG GCTGCTTACGTACCATTGATACTATCAGAAAATGACGCAGTTGTTGCTGCAGAGACTGGAAGTGGTAAACCTCATCATGCACGAATTAACTCAGGGTTTGGAGCTCATGTTCATTTATCTCAGAAATGGAGTATTAATCAACTGGTTGTTAAATCCATTAGTTTGAGTTCATCAACGTCTGTGTTCCTATGTCTTGGTGTTGTTCAGTGGTATTCGTCCAAGAGCAACTCTTCTGGGAAGCAAAAATTGAAACCGAAGGCAGTAATGGAAGAAGAGAAGGGGGCGTATTTCGTGGTCCGAAAGGGGGATATTGTTGGTGTTTACAAGAGTTTGAGTGAATGTCAAGCTCAAGTTGGCTCTTCG GTATCAGACCTTTCAGCTACTGTTTATAAAGGAAATTCTTTGCCTAAGGATGCTGAGGAATATCTTGCGTCCCGTGGGCTTCACAATGCTCTCTATACCATCAAAGCCTCTGATTTGAAAGATTGTCCTTTTGGCAAAATTGTACCTTGTCCTTTTGAG AAAACCTGCATTCTTCATTTTGATGGTTCCAGTAAAGGAAATCCTATACGAGCTGGTGCTGGAGCTGTGCTTCGAACACTTAATGGAAACTTG ATTTGTAGAATACGTCAAGGCTTGGGAAATGCCACCAGTAGTGTTGCTGAATATCGAGCTTTTATTTTAGGATTAAAAAAAGCTCTTGAGATGGGTTGTACAAGGATTCAAGCGCAAGGTGACAACAAAATTGTCTGCATGCAG GGATCATACGTACTTTTGAATCCTAGCTATGGAAATGACAGATTAAGTAATATTTACCCGATATAA
- the LOC110798931 gene encoding uncharacterized protein isoform X2: MQQVFKLCRQSSIPSPPFSQPAKLAFTIFHAAKALAVATSEAANNGDSTSSSANDAVSWISLDVSKKHSRSLSNAAYVPLILSENDAVVAAETGSGKPHHARINSGFGAHVHLSQKWSINQLVVKSISLSSSTSVFLCLGVVQWYSSKSNSSGKQKLKPKAVMEEEKGAYFVVRKGDIVGVYKSLSECQAQVGSSVSDLSATVYKGNSLPKDAEEYLASRGLHNALYTIKASDLKDCPFGKIVPCPFEKTCILHFDGSSKGNPIRAGAGAVLRTLNGNLICRIRQGLGNATSSVAEYRAFILGLKKALEMGCTRIQAQGDNKIVCMQLKGECRVKSQNMSDLHAEASRLMKQFLSVKISHVLRELNSDADKQAKLAAQLADGQVQEVLT, encoded by the exons atgCAACAAGTTTTCAAATTATGCAGACAATCTTCAATTCCATCTCCTCCATTTTCTCAACCCGCTAAACTTGCCTTCACCATTTTCCATGCTGCTAAAGCTCTCGCAGTTGCAACTTCTGAAGCTGCTAACAATGGCGACAGCACTAGTAGTAGTGCTAACGACGCCGTTTCATGGATTTCTCTTGATGTATCTAAGAAACACTCTCGGTCTCTCTCCAAT GCTGCTTACGTACCATTGATACTATCAGAAAATGACGCAGTTGTTGCTGCAGAGACTGGAAGTGGTAAACCTCATCATGCACGAATTAACTCAGGGTTTGGAGCTCATGTTCATTTATCTCAGAAATGGAGTATTAATCAACTGGTTGTTAAATCCATTAGTTTGAGTTCATCAACGTCTGTGTTCCTATGTCTTGGTGTTGTTCAGTGGTATTCGTCCAAGAGCAACTCTTCTGGGAAGCAAAAATTGAAACCGAAGGCAGTAATGGAAGAAGAGAAGGGGGCGTATTTCGTGGTCCGAAAGGGGGATATTGTTGGTGTTTACAAGAGTTTGAGTGAATGTCAAGCTCAAGTTGGCTCTTCG GTATCAGACCTTTCAGCTACTGTTTATAAAGGAAATTCTTTGCCTAAGGATGCTGAGGAATATCTTGCGTCCCGTGGGCTTCACAATGCTCTCTATACCATCAAAGCCTCTGATTTGAAAGATTGTCCTTTTGGCAAAATTGTACCTTGTCCTTTTGAG AAAACCTGCATTCTTCATTTTGATGGTTCCAGTAAAGGAAATCCTATACGAGCTGGTGCTGGAGCTGTGCTTCGAACACTTAATGGAAACTTG ATTTGTAGAATACGTCAAGGCTTGGGAAATGCCACCAGTAGTGTTGCTGAATATCGAGCTTTTATTTTAGGATTAAAAAAAGCTCTTGAGATGGGTTGTACAAGGATTCAAGCGCAAGGTGACAACAAAATTGTCTGCATGCAG CTTAAGGGTGAATGCAGAGTAAAGAGTCAAAACATGTCTGACTTGCATGCAGAAGCAAGCAGACTCATGAAACAGTTCTTATCTGTGAAGATCAGTCATGTTTTAAGG
- the LOC130464241 gene encoding uncharacterized protein, protein MARKKKAILNISTTKVAAKSPSVSSHTSGTSTTQNDAQNANPDALGNGESVDIGDIGGNNTEPGVVEPPIVKEPWKNLFTGSKMASKGASLSFVTPVLQDGKKIAQLQEDEMNELTEKWKSSMVMYVVGDSPTIASVKRYMEGMWNSVAQPQVFYHDDGYFIIKFVNMKDRNQIIAGGPYTFYGKPVIIKPWTANFNFYEEVLRVIPLWVRFPNLPLNCWGCDSLSRIGSLLGVPLFADECTTRQDRVSFARVLIEMDITSPLPDCVWIEDSKGGMFKQAVTYDWLPQYCKVCCTAGHDCTKKTKPPVPKPVAKKVWVPKAVQQAHPMSEQQEQPNAVHTPEMPVNNVSDPTPWKIVTRRTKGLSRMRTLSPSNPFTVLPAELGFKELTGGDMEMQNTTEPPDEEETRVKESNFSRVVNKFGRNWKWENNYTANPRGRIWVGWLYQEVDIHVLQVHEQFIHCEIRDRYGVVELYVTLVYGLHSIDTRKNLWNSLTTLASSVGSCPWVITGDFNSPLFADDRINGTPVSATETKDFDEFITSNGLCPVKSVGHYFSWHKGTGEGKIASRIDWCLGNDEWIHKFSNVQVEYLNPSISDHSPLLINCLPDKVEGGRPFRFLNYLADHSSFSAIIQAAFTEVYHGTPMFKLWCKLKKVKAELKKLHREDFSGITEKITIARSELDKVQQSLQTGRSPALLNQEVVCIKQLRHWLRIDEIALRQKSRIQWLKLGDSNNHFFFSTVKERVRFNSIAILYDDNGTKLVDPDLIQTEILSFYKKLLGTSANTLPSIHIPTVRNGSRLNNDARQDLCRDVTDDEIDLALNGIGNDKAPGPDGLNAVFFKKAWPVIKQDIYRAVKDVFVTNFMLPQYNCTSITLIPKVPNPTRVKEYRPIACCNVVYKIVSKILTTRMQGVIGQVVSECQSGFIPERQISDNILLATELIKGYTRAHLSPRCMLKIDLKKAYDSIEWPFLISVMDALGFPHRFVQWVYTCISTVSYSVLINGKPCTPFKAKKGLRQGDPLSPFLFAIGMEYLSRHLHQLQTKPDFNFHPRCAKLALTHLMFADDLLLFCRADLISIDMMLASFKKFSLASGLEANMDKSNIYVGGVYGQDKADILNAVSTPEGSFPFRYLGVPLSTKKLKYTQCRPLIEKVLARAKVWTVKHLSYAGRLQLVQTILLSLQSFWCQIFILPKKVIKEIQGYCRVFLWTGNTDPSKKALVAWHKLCLPKVAGGLNLKDMCWWNKAAVAKLLWAITYKKDRLWCKWVHAYYIKGRDVGSTQWPVNMSWPLRKILNSQSLIDSIGGWSAVSRGGVFSIQIMYHLLMGPCDKVSWRRIIFHNKASPKSLFVSWLAVLGRLPTLDRLLKWKIVDSNVCPLCSCMPESTQHLFFECSYSAAIWSSVLACLQFHRPVSQLDNEVVLMTRAAKRTGDRFKLLLMFFAECLYGIWLQRNAKVYTHSCRSPLDLLRDIKYRVACRATDQQRNLLLM, encoded by the exons ATGGCGAGGAAGAAGAAAGCAATACTGAATATTTCTACGACGAAAGTTGCAGCGAAGTCTCCCTCAGTAAGTTCTCACACTTCAGGCACCAGTACTACTCAAAATGATGCCCAAAATGCAAACCCAGATGCTCTG GGGAATGGAGAATCTGTTGATATTGGGGATATTGGGGGAAATAACACTGAACCTGGGGTAGTTGAACCTCCGATTGTTAAAGAACCATGGAAAAATCTGTTCACTGGATCTAAAATGGCTTCAAAAGGGGCGTCCCTATCATTTGTTACACCTGTGCTGCAGGATGGGAAGAAAATTGCTCAATTGCAGGAGGATGAAATGAATGAACTCACTGAGAAATGGAAATCATCTATGGTGATGTATGTGGTAGGGGATTCCCCTACTATAGCTTCTGTGAAAAGATATATGGAAGGGATGTGGAATTCTGTTGCTCAGCCTCAGGTGTTTTACCATGATGATGGTTACTTCATCATCAAGTTTGTGAACATGAAGGACAGAAACCAGATTATTGCAGGAGGACCTTATACATTTTATGGGAAACCAGTTATCATTAAACCCTGGACAGCAAACTTTAATTTCTATGAAGAAGTACTTAGGGTTATACCTTTGTGGGTGAGATTTCCTAATCTGCCACTCAATTGTTGGGGGTGTGATTCACTAAGCAGGATTGGTAGTCTGTTAGGGGTGCCACTCTTTGCTGATGAATGCACTACTAGGCAAGATAGAGTATCTTTTGCTCGAGTGTTGATAGAAATGGATATTACTAGCCCATTGCCTGATTGTGTCTGGATAGAGGATTCAAAGGGTGGGATGTTCAAGCAAGCTGTTACTTATGACTGGTTGCCACAATATTGTAAAGTTTGCTGTACTGCAGGCCATGATTGTACTAAAAAGACTAAACCACCAGTACCAAAACCTGTAGCCAAAAAGGTGTGGGTTCCTAAAGCTGTCCAACAAGCTCATCCAATGTCAGAACAACAGGAGCAACCTAATGCTGTGCACACTCCTGAGATGCCTGTTAACAATGTATCTGATCCTACTCCATGGAAAATTGTGACAAGACGGACTAAGGGATTGTCTAGAATGAGGACTTTGAGCCCTAGCAATCCATTTACTGTGTTGCCTGCAGAATTGGGTTTCAAAGAATTAACAGGAGGTGATATGGAGATGCAAAATACTACTGAACCCCCTGATGAAGAAG AAACTAGAGTTAAGGAAAGCAATTTCTCTAGagtagtcaataagtttgggaGAAATTGGAAATGGGAAAATAATTACACTGCAAACCCCAGAGGTAGAATTTGGGTAGGCTGGCTTTATCAAGAAGTTGATATCCATGTGTTACAGGTGCATGAACAATTTATTCACTGTGAAATTAGGGATAGGTATGGTGTGGTGGAATTGTATGTTACTCTGGTGTATGGTCTTCACTCCATTGACACTAGGAAGAATTTGTGGAACTCTCTTACTACTCTTGCCTCAAGTGTAGGTAGCTGTCCTTGGGTCATTACTGGTGATTTTAATTCTCCCCTGTTTGCTGATGATAGAATCAATGGTACTCCTGTTTCAGCAACAGAAACCAAGGATTTTGATGAGTTTATTACAAGTAATGGGCTGTGTCCTGTAAAGAGTGTAGGACATTATTTCTCTTGGCACAAAGGCACTGGTGAAGGTAAAATTGCTAGCAGGATTGATTGGTGtttgggaaatgatgaatggATTCATAAATTCAGTAATGTTCAGGTTGAATACCTAAACCCTTCCATCTCTGACCACTCCCCTTTACTGATAAACTGTCTGCCAGACAAGGTGGAGGGAGGTAGACCTTTCAGATTTCTCAATTATTTGGCTGATCATAGTAGTTTTTCTGCTATTATTCAGGCAGCTTTTACTGAAGTATACCATGGCACTCCTATGTTTAAGCTCTGGTGTAAGCTGAAAAAAGTCAAGGCTGAACTCAAGAAGTTACATAGAGAAGACTTCTCTGGTATTACTGAGAAGATTACCATTGCTAGAAGTGAGCTTGATAAGGTTCAACAGAGTTTGCAAACTGGTAGATCTCCTGCTCTTCTCAACCAAGAGGTGGTTTGCATTAAACAGCTTAGGCATTGGCTGAGAATTGATGAGATAGCATTGAGACAAAAATCTAGGATCCAATGGCTAAAACTAGGTGATTCTAACAACCACTTTTTCTTTTCCACTGTGAAAGAAAGAGTTAGATTCAATAGCATTGCCATCCTATATGATGATAATGGCACTAAATTGGTTGATCCTGATCTAATTCAAACAGAAATTCTGAGTTTCTACAAAAAGCTGCTTGGCACTTCTGCAAACACTCTTCCCTCTATTCACATTCCAACAGTGAGAAATGGCTCTAGGCTAAATAATGATGCTAGACAGGATCTGTGCAGGGATGTTACTGATGATGAGATTGATTTGGCATTAAATGGGATTGGCAATGATAAGGCTCCTGGTCCAGATGGTTTAAATGCAGTCTTTTTCAAAAAGGCTTGGCCTGTCATCAAACAGGATATTTATAGAGCAGTGAAGGATGTGTTTGTTACCAATTTCATGCTTCCCCAGTACAACTGTACATCTATTACTCTCATTCCAAAAGTTCCTAATCCTACAAGAGTTAAAGAGTACAGACCAATTGCATGCTGTAATGTGGTGTACAAAATTGTTTCAAAAATTCTAACTACAAGAATGCAAGGGGTGATTGGACAGGTTGTTAGTGAATGTCAATCTGGGTTTATTCCTGAGAGGCAAATTTCTGACAATATTCTGCTTGCTACTGAGCTCATTAAGGGCTACACTAGAGCCCATCTTTCACCCAGATGTATGCTCAAGATTGACTTAAAGAAAGCCTATGATTCAATTGAATGGCCTTTCTTGATCAGTGTTATGGATGCTCTTGGCTTCCCTCATAGATTTGTGCAATGGGTGTACACATGCATTTCCACTGTATCTTACAGTGTGCTCATTAATGGGAAACCTTGTACACCTTTCAAAGCTAAAAAAGGGCTAAGACAGGGAGATCCCTTGTCTCCTTTTTTATTTGCTATTGGCATGGAATACTTGTCTAGACATCTCCATCAGTTGCAGACCAAGCCTGATTTTAACTTTCACCCAAGATGTGCTAAACTGGCTCTTACTCATCtaatgtttgctgatgatttgcTTCTATTCTGTAGGGCAGATCTAATCTCTATTGACATGATGTTGGCTTCTTTTAAGAAGTTTTCTCTAGCTTCTGGTTTGGAGGCTAATATGGATAAAAGTAACATTTATGTTGGGGGTGTTTATGGTCAAGATAAAGCTGATATTCTCAATGCAGTTTCTACTCCTGAAGGTTCCTTTCCCTTCAGATATTTGGGAGTTCCCCTCTCAACTAAGAAGTTGAAGTATACTCAATGTAGACCCTTAATTGAGAAGGTGTTGGCTAGAGCTAAAGTGTGGACTGTCAAGCATCTATCTTATGCAGGTAGGCTCCAGTTGGTTCAAACAATATTGCTGAGTTTACAATCCTTTTGGTGTCAGATTTTCATCTTGCCAAAGAAAGTGATCAAAGAAATTCAAGGGTATTGCAGGGTGTTCCTGTGGACAGGCAACACTGACCCTTCAAAAAAAGCTCTGGTTGCTTGGCACAAGCTTTGCTTGCCCAAAGTTGCTGGTGGTTTGAATCTGAAAGATATGTGCTGGTGGAACAAAGCAGCTGTTGCTAAACTCCTCTGGGCTATAACTTATAAGAAGGATAGACTTTGGTGTAAATGGGTTCATGCTTACTACATAAAGGGGAGGGATGTTGGGAGCACTCAATGGCCTGTTAACATGTCTTGGCCTTTGAGGAAAATTCTGAACTCTCAGAGTTTAATAGATAGCATTGGAGGGTGGAGTGCAGTGAGTAGGGGAGGTGTCTTTTCCATCCAAATCATGTATCATCTGCTGATGGGGCCATGTGATAAAGTCAGCTGGAGGAGAATCATTTTCCATAATAAAGCTTCCCCAAAAAGTTTGTTTGTCTCTTGGCTTGCTGTTTTGGGAAGATTGCCTACACTGGATAGACTTCTCAAGTGGAAAATTGTGGACTCTAATGTGTGTCCTTTATGTTCTTGTATGCCAGAGTCTACTCAACATCTGTTTTTTGAGTGTAGCTACTCTGCTGCTATCTGGTCTTCAGTTCTTGCTTGTTTACAGTTTCACAGACCTGTTTCTCAGCTTGATAATGAAGTGGTGTTGATGACAAGAGCTGCCAAAAGAACTGGTGACAGATTCAAGTTGCTTCTGATGTTCTTTGCTGAATGTCTTTATGGAATATGGCTGCAAAGAAATGCAAAAGTCTACACTCATTCCTGCAGAAGTCCCCTTGATCTTCTTAGAGATATCAAATATCGAGTGGCCTGTAGAGCCACTGATCAGCAAAGAAACTTGCTCTTGATGTAA
- the LOC110798931 gene encoding uncharacterized protein isoform X3 — protein MQQVFKLCRQSSIPSPPFSQPAKLAFTIFHAAKALAVATSEAANNGDSTSSSANDAVSWISLDVSKKHSRSLSNVGFSKPSLTQAAYVPLILSENDAVVAAETGSGKPHHARINSGFGAHVHLSQKWSINQLVVKSISLSSSTSVFLCLGVVQWYSSKSNSSGKQKLKPKAVMEEEKGAYFVVRKGDIVGVYKSLSECQAQVGSSVSDLSATVYKGNSLPKDAEEYLASRGLHNALYTIKASDLKDCPFGKIVPCPFEKTCILHFDGSSKGNPIRAGAGAVLRTLNGNLICRIRQGLGNATSSVAEYRAFILGLKKALEMGCTRIQAQGDNKIVCMQELNSDADKQAKLAAQLADGQVQEVLT, from the exons atgCAACAAGTTTTCAAATTATGCAGACAATCTTCAATTCCATCTCCTCCATTTTCTCAACCCGCTAAACTTGCCTTCACCATTTTCCATGCTGCTAAAGCTCTCGCAGTTGCAACTTCTGAAGCTGCTAACAATGGCGACAGCACTAGTAGTAGTGCTAACGACGCCGTTTCATGGATTTCTCTTGATGTATCTAAGAAACACTCTCGGTCTCTCTCCAATGTTGGTTTTTCTAAACCCTCTTTAACTCAG GCTGCTTACGTACCATTGATACTATCAGAAAATGACGCAGTTGTTGCTGCAGAGACTGGAAGTGGTAAACCTCATCATGCACGAATTAACTCAGGGTTTGGAGCTCATGTTCATTTATCTCAGAAATGGAGTATTAATCAACTGGTTGTTAAATCCATTAGTTTGAGTTCATCAACGTCTGTGTTCCTATGTCTTGGTGTTGTTCAGTGGTATTCGTCCAAGAGCAACTCTTCTGGGAAGCAAAAATTGAAACCGAAGGCAGTAATGGAAGAAGAGAAGGGGGCGTATTTCGTGGTCCGAAAGGGGGATATTGTTGGTGTTTACAAGAGTTTGAGTGAATGTCAAGCTCAAGTTGGCTCTTCG GTATCAGACCTTTCAGCTACTGTTTATAAAGGAAATTCTTTGCCTAAGGATGCTGAGGAATATCTTGCGTCCCGTGGGCTTCACAATGCTCTCTATACCATCAAAGCCTCTGATTTGAAAGATTGTCCTTTTGGCAAAATTGTACCTTGTCCTTTTGAG AAAACCTGCATTCTTCATTTTGATGGTTCCAGTAAAGGAAATCCTATACGAGCTGGTGCTGGAGCTGTGCTTCGAACACTTAATGGAAACTTG ATTTGTAGAATACGTCAAGGCTTGGGAAATGCCACCAGTAGTGTTGCTGAATATCGAGCTTTTATTTTAGGATTAAAAAAAGCTCTTGAGATGGGTTGTACAAGGATTCAAGCGCAAGGTGACAACAAAATTGTCTGCATGCAG
- the LOC110798931 gene encoding uncharacterized protein isoform X1: MQQVFKLCRQSSIPSPPFSQPAKLAFTIFHAAKALAVATSEAANNGDSTSSSANDAVSWISLDVSKKHSRSLSNVGFSKPSLTQAAYVPLILSENDAVVAAETGSGKPHHARINSGFGAHVHLSQKWSINQLVVKSISLSSSTSVFLCLGVVQWYSSKSNSSGKQKLKPKAVMEEEKGAYFVVRKGDIVGVYKSLSECQAQVGSSVSDLSATVYKGNSLPKDAEEYLASRGLHNALYTIKASDLKDCPFGKIVPCPFEKTCILHFDGSSKGNPIRAGAGAVLRTLNGNLICRIRQGLGNATSSVAEYRAFILGLKKALEMGCTRIQAQGDNKIVCMQLKGECRVKSQNMSDLHAEASRLMKQFLSVKISHVLRELNSDADKQAKLAAQLADGQVQEVLT, encoded by the exons atgCAACAAGTTTTCAAATTATGCAGACAATCTTCAATTCCATCTCCTCCATTTTCTCAACCCGCTAAACTTGCCTTCACCATTTTCCATGCTGCTAAAGCTCTCGCAGTTGCAACTTCTGAAGCTGCTAACAATGGCGACAGCACTAGTAGTAGTGCTAACGACGCCGTTTCATGGATTTCTCTTGATGTATCTAAGAAACACTCTCGGTCTCTCTCCAATGTTGGTTTTTCTAAACCCTCTTTAACTCAG GCTGCTTACGTACCATTGATACTATCAGAAAATGACGCAGTTGTTGCTGCAGAGACTGGAAGTGGTAAACCTCATCATGCACGAATTAACTCAGGGTTTGGAGCTCATGTTCATTTATCTCAGAAATGGAGTATTAATCAACTGGTTGTTAAATCCATTAGTTTGAGTTCATCAACGTCTGTGTTCCTATGTCTTGGTGTTGTTCAGTGGTATTCGTCCAAGAGCAACTCTTCTGGGAAGCAAAAATTGAAACCGAAGGCAGTAATGGAAGAAGAGAAGGGGGCGTATTTCGTGGTCCGAAAGGGGGATATTGTTGGTGTTTACAAGAGTTTGAGTGAATGTCAAGCTCAAGTTGGCTCTTCG GTATCAGACCTTTCAGCTACTGTTTATAAAGGAAATTCTTTGCCTAAGGATGCTGAGGAATATCTTGCGTCCCGTGGGCTTCACAATGCTCTCTATACCATCAAAGCCTCTGATTTGAAAGATTGTCCTTTTGGCAAAATTGTACCTTGTCCTTTTGAG AAAACCTGCATTCTTCATTTTGATGGTTCCAGTAAAGGAAATCCTATACGAGCTGGTGCTGGAGCTGTGCTTCGAACACTTAATGGAAACTTG ATTTGTAGAATACGTCAAGGCTTGGGAAATGCCACCAGTAGTGTTGCTGAATATCGAGCTTTTATTTTAGGATTAAAAAAAGCTCTTGAGATGGGTTGTACAAGGATTCAAGCGCAAGGTGACAACAAAATTGTCTGCATGCAG CTTAAGGGTGAATGCAGAGTAAAGAGTCAAAACATGTCTGACTTGCATGCAGAAGCAAGCAGACTCATGAAACAGTTCTTATCTGTGAAGATCAGTCATGTTTTAAGG